The Bacteroidota bacterium region TTATCTGCCGGAATTCTTCCAGTGATATTTTATTCTGCCCCAACTCTAGAAGAGTGCCAACTATCGCCCTGACCATACTCCTCAGAAACCTGTCGGCTGTTATCGTAAATACCAGCAAGTCCTTCTTTTCCTCCCAGTAAGCTTCAATCAACTTGCATGTGTGGTTTTTTACATTCGTATGCAGTTTGGAAAATGACGTGAAGTCGGAATAATCAAAAAGAACCTTTGCACCCTCATTCATTTTGGCAATATCAAGGTCGGTGTATAAATGAAATGCAAAGTCCTGGTTAAATGGATTTTTACTTCTGCAAATAAAGTACTGATATTTTCTCGACAAGGCATCATACCGGGCATGTGCATCTTTCACGACCGGTATAATGTCATTGATTACGATATCAGGCGAAACAAAACCGTTTACCTTGTATATCAGCTGTTGCCGCTGTTCAGAGGATAATTCATCATGATCGAAATGAGCGTAAAACTCTCTGGCATGAACACCGGTATCTGTCCTGCCAGCACCGGTTAGCTTGATTTCTGTCCGTAAAATCAATGACAAGGCTTTTTCCATTTCCTGCTGAACCGACAGGGCATTCTTCTGGTGTTGCCAGCCATGGTATCTGGTACCGTTAAAAGACAGTTTGATAAAGTAACGATGGGGCATTAACGGATTCAAGTCGTTATCCGGTTATAAATTCAATCCTGTTGTTTTTCTCATGAACTGCAGCCGTTCAAAGCTTCCGGTCTTCTCCCTGCCTTTAAGAATATTTCCCTTAAACTGGGCAATGCTCTTATAATGGTGGGCACCCATCCATTTTTCAAGGTCTTTGAGCATCGAGCCGATCACATCTGGTCCGTTTTTATAGACTGTCGTGCAAATCTGAGCGGCAGCGGCGCCAGCCAGGATGACCTTAATAAGCCCTTCATGGTCATGAATGCCTGTGGAGGCTGCCAGGTCGCATTTAACCTTGTTTGACAATGCCCCTATCCAGCGTAAAGGCTCGGTCATCTCAGCAGGCGAGCTGAAATAATTATCAAAAATAATGGTTTCTTCATCGACGTTAATGTCAGGTCTGAAAAACCTGTTGAACAGGACAATGGCATTGACACCGGTTTGATCCAATGCTTTGACAACCCTGGAGATATTGGTAAAAAAATGTCCCATTTTAACTGCCACAGGGATGGTCACGTATTTCTTCACTTCACTGACAATGGCAACATACATCTCTTCTATGGTCACACTTTCGATCTTATCATCAAAAGGAAATATGGATATGTTCAGTTCAATGCCATCGGCACCGGCATCCTGGATTTTCCCGGCGAATGCCGGCCATTCTTTGGCTGTGATGCAGTTGACACTGGCAATGACAGGAATTGAAACCATTTTCCTGGCACTTCTGATCAGCTGAAGGTACTCATTGACGCCATGTTCCTTCGACAATTCAGTGATATGTGCAGCGGCTTGTGGATACCAGAAGTACATAGGGTGGTCATCAAGCCGTGATTCAATATCGGCGATGATCTGCTCTTCAAACAGGGATTTTAAAACGACAGCTCCCGCGCCTTTCTTCTCATATATGCTGATATTATCCACCGAACTGGTCAGCCGTGAGCTGCTGATAATGACGGGACTTTTGAGTTTCAGTCCCATATAACTCGTTGATAGGTCCATAGGTGAA contains the following coding sequences:
- the truA gene encoding tRNA pseudouridine(38-40) synthase TruA, which translates into the protein MPHRYFIKLSFNGTRYHGWQHQKNALSVQQEMEKALSLILRTEIKLTGAGRTDTGVHAREFYAHFDHDELSSEQRQQLIYKVNGFVSPDIVINDIIPVVKDAHARYDALSRKYQYFICRSKNPFNQDFAFHLYTDLDIAKMNEGAKVLFDYSDFTSFSKLHTNVKNHTCKLIEAYWEEKKDLLVFTITADRFLRSMVRAIVGTLLELGQNKISLEEFRQIIERKDRSAAGFSVPAKGLFLTHIEYPVEIFQDPRLKSWVR
- a CDS encoding dihydroorotate dehydrogenase-like protein encodes the protein MDLSTSYMGLKLKSPVIISSSRLTSSVDNISIYEKKGAGAVVLKSLFEEQIIADIESRLDDHPMYFWYPQAAAHITELSKEHGVNEYLQLIRSARKMVSIPVIASVNCITAKEWPAFAGKIQDAGADGIELNISIFPFDDKIESVTIEEMYVAIVSEVKKYVTIPVAVKMGHFFTNISRVVKALDQTGVNAIVLFNRFFRPDINVDEETIIFDNYFSSPAEMTEPLRWIGALSNKVKCDLAASTGIHDHEGLIKVILAGAAAAQICTTVYKNGPDVIGSMLKDLEKWMGAHHYKSIAQFKGNILKGREKTGSFERLQFMRKTTGLNL